From a single Fusobacterium ulcerans ATCC 49185 genomic region:
- a CDS encoding YbaK/EbsC family protein: MSVESVKKFFEDNNLPLKVEETEGDTATVKTAAATWGVEEDQIAKTMGYKLKSGEYILILTKGGARLDNRKFKDKFKEKATMIPHDEVLEATGHPIGGVCPFGLKRPLKVYLDKTLKEFEIVYPAGGSDHSAVKVPVDMLESITQGEWVDVCKDPVPAEQ; this comes from the coding sequence ATGAGCGTTGAAAGTGTAAAAAAATTTTTTGAAGACAACAATCTTCCCTTAAAAGTTGAAGAAACAGAAGGAGATACTGCAACTGTAAAGACTGCTGCTGCAACTTGGGGAGTGGAAGAAGATCAAATTGCTAAAACAATGGGATACAAATTAAAAAGTGGAGAGTATATCCTTATTCTTACCAAAGGTGGAGCAAGACTTGACAACAGAAAATTTAAGGATAAATTTAAAGAAAAAGCTACTATGATTCCTCATGATGAAGTACTGGAAGCTACTGGTCATCCTATTGGAGGAGTTTGTCCATTTGGATTAAAAAGACCTTTAAAAGTCTATCTTGATAAGACTTTAAAAGAATTTGAAATAGTTTATCCTGCTGGAGGTTCTGATCATTCTGCTGTTAAAGTTCCTGTTGATATGTTGGAAAGTATAACTCAAGGAGAATGGGTAGATGTATGCAAGGACCCTGTTCCTGCTGAACAATAA
- a CDS encoding MerR family transcriptional regulator produces MTIAEVSKKFELTIDTLRYYERIGLIPSVPRTKGGIRDYGENECNWIEFIKCMRGAGLPVEALIEYVGLFQQGEKTIEARKEILTEQRKLLAGRIDEMKQTLNRLDYKIEIYEKCVVKNEKNLRKKDS; encoded by the coding sequence ATGACAATTGCAGAGGTAAGTAAAAAATTTGAATTGACTATTGATACATTGCGTTATTATGAACGTATAGGTTTAATTCCTTCAGTTCCACGAACAAAGGGAGGAATCCGTGATTATGGTGAAAATGAATGCAACTGGATAGAATTTATCAAATGTATGAGAGGTGCTGGACTTCCTGTTGAAGCATTAATCGAATATGTTGGACTATTTCAACAAGGTGAAAAAACTATAGAAGCTCGTAAAGAAATTTTAACTGAACAGAGAAAACTACTGGCTGGAAGAATAGATGAAATGAAGCAAACACTTAATAGACTTGATTACAAAATTGAAATTTATGAGAAATGCGTTGTAAAAAATGAAAAAAATCTCAGAAAAAAAGATAGTTAA
- a CDS encoding autotransporter outer membrane beta-barrel domain-containing protein, with translation MIEKIMKSIKSGNKKTGRNITIGTVVGMLLSCTAVMGADKYLWIKENGETVKFNTVATTDAEGTGGNWNEEHPYDDENIWNADTKTYINNMTLLSTGINITTDGYARNASCALKLSGDLGGVINNSLIMGADISNVVRESSGIYIYNSSNVETITNNGLIAASAGGSAGIYNFSAVETLTNTGSIMGTGQTGGYGIRTLNIPISPASLANLTNTGLIAGVTSGSDGIGVAYINANMEVLTNSGLIKGTGSEKGWGILIGGLGGTSGSIVNNGLITGTGGSDGFGIANRARGTLETMTNTGVIYGKKFAVDNDNATITSLNNYGILAAQTSAVISLYGTQTLNNYGLMFKGYSGNYTAKDDTDYGKFGTTTEINRYTVINTKAEGTNKDKITGTESLELENGGLTYNDSIGNPQTENVSLDKKYILNGITDTLLVSIGDNKFNNSVINAYETAVKFDTAGGILTLTGTIVNGGADGISDTVTGSDNEDTLTLQSGNIVNGNISMENGNDIFVIGSGATINGNTNMGDNDDILTVEAESIINGTLNGGMGRDTLNFDSPITRDAANGGINIYHNISGFENMNTNTNVTLFEKTVKDDGSVGDLTVTDAENITIGADGILTLRIDISKLGTLGDASKIVGHALYGNTGIIKSETGGKLLLAVNGAGNESIISFGGTKLDNSLITGSRGNFDTTSKLHTIESIDGANNEVKVVARWIIPEIFKYKQLNKIYHGILSVDGLGNFIVDDDERLSTFIGYLNDIYAGNPYSYSSELSRKSAGMFRDIVTENIFKPEANKWMIYGGLTHVDGGTKDTYYGKGYYTYDIGSSDMDADTKITGAYMLGEYGVSDTLTSGVVIGGNKLKSDLSNGSKVDGSALYLGAYAKKYIGNLKVTAGTGFQYGDYDADRMIINKVAFDETKSVMKYSDNYNDMTYDIYLNGRYSLNIGENLFLEPYGTLSYTYIDQDGADEGNQTLAIETDSKSFDYTVGKVGLDLKKVIPHEKGKSTLSAGVSYTRILDGADEEFITGRFKGGRDFDILVAHKNEHSIGLNAKYAIELENGVLFDVKGTYAVERDSHNGAGKNKAKGEWIVGAGLGYKF, from the coding sequence ATGATAGAAAAAATTATGAAATCAATAAAAAGTGGGAATAAAAAAACGGGAAGAAATATAACGATAGGGACAGTAGTGGGAATGCTTTTATCATGTACAGCAGTAATGGGAGCAGATAAATATCTGTGGATAAAAGAAAATGGAGAAACAGTAAAATTTAATACAGTAGCTACTACTGATGCTGAAGGAACTGGGGGAAACTGGAATGAGGAACATCCATATGATGATGAAAATATTTGGAATGCAGATACTAAAACTTATATAAATAATATGACATTATTATCAACTGGAATTAATATAACAACAGATGGATATGCAAGGAATGCAAGTTGTGCCTTAAAATTGAGTGGTGATTTAGGTGGAGTTATAAATAATAGTTTAATAATGGGAGCAGATATAAGTAATGTTGTTAGAGAAAGCAGTGGAATTTATATTTATAATTCCAGTAATGTAGAAACTATAACGAATAATGGCTTAATTGCTGCATCAGCTGGAGGTAGTGCTGGAATTTATAATTTTAGTGCTGTGGAAACTTTGACTAACACTGGTTCGATAATGGGGACAGGACAAACAGGAGGGTATGGAATTCGTACTCTAAATATCCCAATTTCTCCAGCTTCTCTAGCTAACTTAACAAATACTGGTTTAATAGCAGGAGTAACTTCAGGAAGTGATGGAATTGGAGTTGCTTATATAAATGCCAATATGGAAGTCTTAACAAATTCTGGGTTAATAAAAGGAACAGGAAGTGAAAAAGGTTGGGGGATTTTAATTGGAGGACTGGGAGGAACAAGTGGTTCAATAGTAAATAATGGTTTAATAACAGGAACAGGAGGAAGTGATGGTTTTGGAATTGCTAATAGAGCTAGGGGAACTCTGGAAACTATGACAAATACAGGAGTTATTTATGGGAAAAAATTTGCTGTAGATAATGATAATGCAACAATAACATCTTTAAATAACTATGGAATATTAGCAGCACAAACGTCAGCGGTTATAAGCCTTTATGGAACACAAACATTAAATAATTATGGATTGATGTTTAAAGGATATAGTGGAAATTATACAGCAAAAGATGATACTGATTATGGAAAATTTGGAACAACTACTGAAATAAATAGATATACAGTAATAAATACAAAAGCAGAAGGAACGAATAAAGACAAGATAACAGGGACTGAAAGTCTAGAGCTTGAAAATGGAGGATTAACATATAATGATTCTATTGGAAATCCTCAAACAGAAAATGTTTCTTTAGATAAGAAATATATTTTAAATGGAATAACAGATACATTGCTTGTATCAATAGGAGATAATAAATTTAATAATTCAGTAATCAATGCTTATGAAACAGCAGTAAAATTTGATACAGCTGGAGGAATACTTACTTTAACAGGAACAATAGTAAATGGTGGAGCAGATGGAATAAGTGATACTGTAACAGGAAGTGATAATGAAGATACTTTAACGTTGCAAAGTGGAAATATAGTTAATGGAAATATAAGTATGGAAAATGGAAATGATATCTTTGTTATTGGCAGTGGAGCAACAATTAATGGTAACACAAATATGGGAGATAATGATGATATCCTTACAGTAGAAGCGGAAAGCATTATCAATGGAACTCTTAATGGTGGAATGGGAAGAGACACTCTTAATTTTGATTCACCAATAACAAGAGATGCAGCTAATGGTGGAATAAATATTTATCATAACATATCAGGATTTGAAAATATGAATACAAATACAAATGTAACTCTATTTGAAAAAACTGTTAAAGATGATGGAAGTGTGGGAGATTTAACAGTAACAGATGCAGAAAATATAACAATAGGAGCAGATGGGATACTTACTTTAAGAATAGATATAAGTAAGTTAGGTACTTTAGGGGATGCAAGTAAGATTGTAGGTCATGCACTGTATGGAAATACAGGAATAATAAAATCTGAAACTGGAGGAAAACTTCTGCTTGCTGTCAATGGAGCAGGAAATGAAAGTATAATAAGTTTTGGGGGTACTAAGTTAGATAACAGCTTAATAACAGGAAGTAGAGGAAATTTTGATACTACATCAAAACTTCATACTATAGAAAGTATAGATGGAGCAAATAATGAAGTAAAGGTTGTTGCCAGATGGATTATACCAGAAATATTTAAATACAAACAGCTTAATAAAATATATCATGGAATACTTTCAGTAGATGGATTAGGAAATTTTATTGTAGATGATGATGAGAGATTATCAACATTCATAGGATACTTAAATGATATCTATGCAGGAAATCCATATTCATATTCTAGTGAGTTATCAAGAAAATCTGCTGGAATGTTCAGAGATATAGTTACTGAAAATATTTTCAAACCAGAAGCAAATAAATGGATGATTTATGGTGGACTTACTCATGTAGATGGTGGAACAAAAGATACATATTATGGAAAAGGATATTACACATATGACATAGGAAGTTCAGATATGGACGCAGATACAAAAATCACTGGAGCATATATGCTTGGAGAGTATGGAGTATCTGATACACTAACTTCTGGAGTAGTAATTGGAGGAAATAAATTAAAATCTGACTTGTCTAATGGATCGAAAGTAGATGGAAGCGCATTGTATCTTGGAGCATATGCTAAAAAGTATATTGGAAATCTAAAAGTAACAGCAGGAACAGGATTCCAGTACGGAGATTATGACGCAGACAGGATGATAATAAATAAAGTGGCTTTTGATGAAACAAAATCAGTAATGAAATATTCAGATAATTACAATGATATGACATATGATATTTATTTGAATGGAAGATATTCACTTAATATTGGAGAAAATCTATTCCTAGAACCTTATGGAACATTGTCATATACATATATAGATCAAGATGGTGCAGATGAAGGAAATCAAACTCTAGCAATAGAAACAGATTCAAAATCATTTGACTATACAGTAGGAAAAGTAGGGTTAGACTTGAAGAAAGTTATACCTCATGAAAAAGGAAAAAGTACACTTTCAGCAGGAGTAAGCTACACAAGAATACTTGATGGAGCAGATGAGGAGTTTATCACAGGAAGATTTAAAGGTGGAAGGGACTTTGATATACTGGTTGCTCATAAAAATGAACATAGTATAGGACTAAATGCAAAATATGCTATTGAACTTGAAAATGGAGTACTATTTGATGTAAAGGGAACTTATGCAGTAGAAAGAGATTCACATAACGGAGCAGGAAAAAACAAGGCTAAAGGGGAATGGATAGTAGGAGCAGGATTAGGGTATAAGTTCTAA